One stretch of Melospiza georgiana isolate bMelGeo1 chromosome 28, bMelGeo1.pri, whole genome shotgun sequence DNA includes these proteins:
- the TBKBP1 gene encoding TANK-binding kinase 1-binding protein 1 translates to MDSMFEDDISILTQEALGPDEDWLDSPNTDLSGEMCSASHFALITAYDDIKNRLTGLERENSTLKRRLKMYEVKYPLIGEFGEEHIFSLYEAKENSLLKSEKASLQQQLNQFQHELQKSKEREEQLEEMIQAYEKLCVEKADLETELGEMRALVETHLSRIRSLEQQLRQRDGGAFPALGAQDVPFMALHPGPGLSHVLERAAGWQSRGLEAELEAARQENQRAQHREEHLKAECERLQAELKHLQDSREQEQSERDMAWVKKVGDDQVNLALAYTELTEELCRLRNLSSLQSQILRALLQDKSLNGGQRHSPLSQCHSPAQQRRSPAPQCPSPVPPGRPQCQSPALQRRSPGPPSQSPAQQRRSPAPPGPCQSPAQQRRSPVPPPSQSPGQQRRSPAPPPPPCPAPGSPHRLPAERVELPYAKPSSRHIKAGFQGRRSYSEVTNVALYQQSRSLWLQPEASTLPKHRPYGEVYLGAAGAPLSAHEPFEEHVRFEKQSSDEEEWALPSPPSPEAGAIRCASFCAGFPAPDADAAHRTAAAYARAEHAQSWPSINLLLETVDSEVRSCPLCQLAFPIGYPDDALVKHIDSHLENSKI, encoded by the exons ATGGACTCCATGTTCGAGGACGACATCAGCATCCTGACGCAGGAGGCGCTGGGGCCGGACGAGGACTGGCTGGACAGCCCCAACACCGACCTGTCGGGCGAGATGTGCTCGGCCTCGCACTTCGCCCTCATCACCGCCTACGACGACATCAAGAACCGGCTCACGGGGCTCGAGAGGGAGAACTCCACGCTCAAGCGCCGCCTCAAGATGTACGAGGTCAAG TACCCCCTGATCGGTGAGTTCGGCGAGGAACACATCTTCTCCCTCTACGAGGCCAAGGAGAACTCGCTGCTCAAGAGCGAGAAGGCGtcgctgcagcagcagctcaaccAGTTCCAGCACGAG ctgcagaagagCAAAGAGcgggaggagcagctggaggagatgaTCCAGGCCTACGAGAAGCTGTGCGTGGAGAAGGCGGACCTGGAGACGGAGCTGGGAGAGATG CGGGCGCTGGTGGAGACGCACCTGAGCCGCATCcggagcctggagcagcagctgcggCAGCGCGACGGCGGCGCCTTCCCCGCGCTGGGCGCCCAGGACGTGCCGTTCATGGCCCTGCACCCCGGGCCCGGGCTGAGCCACG TGCTGGAGCGCGCCGCGGGCTGGCAGAGCCGCGGGCTGGAGGCCGAGCTGGAGGCGGCGCGCCAGGAGAACCAGCGCGCCCAGCACCGCGAGGAGCATCTCAAGGCCGAGTGCGAGAGGCTGCAGGCCGAGCTCAAACACCTGCAGGACAGCCGCGAGCAG gagcagtCGGAGCGGGACATGGCCTGGGTGAAGAAGGTGGGCGACGACCA GGTGAACCTGGCGCTGGCCTACACGGAGCTGACGGAGGAGCTGTGCCGCCTGCGCAACCTCAGCTCGCTGCAGAGCCAGATCCTGCGGGCGCTGCTGCAGGACAAGAGCCTCAACGGGG GCCAGCGCCACTCGCCGCTGTCGCAGTGCCACTCGCCGGCCCAGCAGCGCCGCTCGCCCGCCCCGCAGTGCCCCTCGCCCGTCCCGCCGGGCCGCCCGCAGTGCCAATCGCCCGCCCTGCAGCGCCGCTCGCCGGGACCCCCGAGCCAGTCTCCGGCCCAGCAGCGCCGCTCGCCCGCGCCCCCCGGCCCGTGCCAGTCGCCAGCCCAGCAGCGCCGCTCGCCGGTGCCGCCGCCCAGCCAGTCCCCGGGGCAGCAGCGCCGCtcgcccgcgccgccgccgccgccctgcCCGGCGCCGGGATCCCCGCACCGCCTGCCCGCCGAGCGCGTGGAGCTGCCCTACGCCAAGCCCTCGAGCCGCCACATCAAGGCCGGCTTCCAGGGCCGCCGCAGCTACTCGGAGGTGACCAACGTGGCGCTGTACCAGCAGAGCCGCTCGCTCTGGCTGCAGCCCGAGGCCTCCACGCTGCCCAAGCACCGGCCCTACGGCGAGGTCTACCTGGGGGCCGCGGGGGCCCCGCTGAGCGCCCACGAGCCCTTCGAGGAGCACGTGCGCTTCGAGAAGCAGTCGTCGGACGAGGAGGAGTGGGCGCTGCCCAGCCCGCCCAGCCCCGAGGCCGGCGCCATCCGCTGCGCCTCCTTCTGCGCCGGCTTCCCCGCGCCCGACGCCGACGCCGCGCACCGGACGGCGGCCGCCTACGCCCGCGCCGAGCACGCCCAGTCCTGGCCTTCCATCAAC ctgctgctggagacgGTGGACTCGGAGGTGCGGAGCTGCCCGCTGTGCCAGCTGGCCTTCCCCATCGGCTACCCGGACGATGCCCTGGTCAAACACATCGACTCGCACCTGGAGAACAGCAAGATCTGA